The DNA region acttttgtacaaccagattttcatatacttacatttgaaagtgttttcctccCCTGCTTCGACCACAATCgttatcagaaacaaatctcctctatgacccgcaatgaatcctgggatatagtAGGACATGAAGGATACATTGGACCATCCTTAGAATTCAGGGCAAAGCAGGACGCATTTGTTGCCACATTTTGAGtgctctttgaattcggacagccttcgtcgcatcgccgtgacgtcattgcctccaaatatggcattgaagCATCCttccctgaattcggacacgaCTAACCCTCAAATTCGCGGAAAAGTAGGAcacatttgtcgccacattttgagtgctctttgaattcggacagccctcgtcgcgtcgctgtgacgtcattccctccaaatatggcattttaagcatccttcccctgaatttggacacagccacTGACTCAGCATGTTATGCTGATAAACATCTGCATCCATCCTCTTCGTTGTTTTACAGAAAGCATCGCTTGTGAGTATTTAAGTTGAACAAGAGTTAATGCAACTATATTTGCtattatttatgcacttttatgGTTAAAGGTGTACAGTATTCAGATTTAGTTTCTTTCCAATGTTAGCTAGTTTAGTCAACTGATTTGCATTATTGTGTGAATATATAGACTGAATATTgcttattttcttctgtttgtagTTTCACTCTGTTGATAATTGAAGGCAGCGTCAATAAAAGGGACGATACACCTGTCAGTTGTTGAGGAGTTTATCTATCTGCATAACTGTATCCAGTATAGCAGTGAGGGTAGAAtagatatgaatccgatatagtgttttttaatcaataaaacctttttttttaaatatcttgctgctttTTTATCAATCTAATCAatttaaacctactccatcctccctattctggtattttaaagagtaagcaacctaactaatagggttctAAAACTCCCAgcgaaaaaataaataaataaaaaatagggaaccacccaccctccacctcatgatgcttaattgacgtaatcaactttaatttgatgcagggtgaaaaaaatgcacagaaatcaattatttttcaagaataattaaatagattcaacatctttcttcaacagaattgcagactgcacagatggtatcttcccaaaggaaaagtactatagcttactagggtatgttagacttaacagttactatatacagtaatggacttctatacattttacataagattaaaactttgggtgtaagattcggataattatttattaaaagctagacattttaaatgagaataagaaagaaaagtatgtctttgtgccccctttcccCAGTTCATGCCCTAttggcccccctggctaaactttgctagatccgcccctgcacagttaccagccgtcagctacgtagaaaaagatcctggtctagaaagtaatattaaataaattctaacaacagcttgtcaaggttaaacgtgcggctgttgttcagccgctggtttcctctttctggcgcgaaGTAGGCgataaacaaagaagagagacggactcgcgacagaaaagccgatcagctgatcattgatcggtttcatgactgaagtagcagcaggagagggagagagagagagaggcactcgccccatatatcggttgttaggcttaacgtgggaatgctttacaaacattcagagatgaacttacacacttgctttacttctctctgttATCACTTCTTCGGAGAGGAAATGCCGGgttggtagcgaggctacaaatacacacagccgctctatcacgtgatgcgCACTgctgagccgagttacgccatgtcgcaagttttgtgaggtgtttttttatatttagtgatattacattttttatttctctccgatatccgatccaggaATTTaagtcagtatcggaccgataccgatacatAATATccgatcggtccatctctattTAGAATTGACACAGAATTTCTGCCAAAAAGCCATTTATTTACAGTTGAAAAAGTAGGATTTATATTTAAGTCGAGAAAACCACTGCTCAGCTAAATCAGATTGAAACAGGTCAATTTGCTTTAGGATGAAGTTAATAAAAACTTCCGTTGTGACCAAATTCAAACAATTCTTTAAAATAGACAAGACCAAAAACACCTCCACGGtaatgtgaaagactcattgacAGTTTCTGCACATCTATCTTTATGGAAATGCCATGGAGCTACATGTTTACTATGCTGGTTTTACCATTATGTGgtgctgtttgtatttgttcttgTGAAAGCTGTAACAGTGACAGACTTGGTTAAATGAAGGTTTATTTGTCTTCATGAACAAACATGATCAGATTATAGAGCTCATATGGAGTCATGACACAAACATGGTTTTACCTGCTTTTAGTCACAGGCATTGGGATTCAAGCTGAGGATACAATAGTGTGATACAAAGATTTACAGCACATGAAGCAGAAATATTCAAACCATCAACATATCTGAACTCAATCAAAACAAATATCCTGCTACAGTTTAATAATGAACCAATCCAGCAACAATGAAGGAAGAAACCAAGATGTTCCTGACTCTGGTAAAGGAGAGGAAATGAAACACAGACTGCTCTCTGCAAATATCTAACCTGCAGGTAATAATCTGTTGGTCATTCTTCTCCCATTTCAAACCCAGAGACTGTAAACACTGAGCAGAAACACAGAGTTCACCCCAGAAAATCTACATGTGCAGCTAAGAAGTGACTTTAGGTTTAAACCTCAGTgttttatacaaataaaattaaatgtctcATTTTTCCTCTGACTGACCCACTCGTGCTGCCCTCCTGTGGTCATGGCTGCAGACATGTCACAGTCTTCAGTCTTTCCCCTTGAAGCCCACCTCTCATAGCACACTAGCTTGTCACCGACCCAGAACCACAAATCCAGAAAGCAGGAGTAGCGCAGTCCCAGCCACATGAAAGGAGTCGAAGCATTTTTGGCTCTTTCCTGGACCCATCGCTGCTCCTCAGGGTTGCTGATTGAAACCAGGTCAttgtgtttctgtctgcagtAATTCAAGGCTTCCTCCCAGGTTTTGTTTTCCCTGATCAGAATCAGATTATCTAAGAACAAATTCAATCTGGATGTTTGGTCCAGTTTCACtggaagaacaaaagaaaacatttcagtgATTCTTCAGATGAATCAGTCGCTCTACAGACAAATCTCTGTTCCAACCATCAGCTAAACATCTTCACCTCTGACAGAAGTTCAACATACATGCAGAAATAAGTGGCTGAAGAAACATACTGACCTAAATCCTCTCAGTGATTCCAGCTGTTCATCTATTGGACAAACAGCTGAGATAAATCTGTCTAAACTCACCATCATAGCAGAAGAAAGGCTTTCTTTGGTCACATCCAGCAGAGCTCCATCTTCCTGATCTCTCTAACAGAGTCGTAGCACATGTCCTGTTGTTTAGTCCATCATTGAATGAGTCCATGTCCCAGTATCTGAAGGAGAAGTTACTCCCATCTGACCACCTCCAGCTGTCTCTGAACAGGCCGATCCACAAGttcattgtagggtctttagaCTTCTGCAGCTTCTTAAACTCTTCACTGTATATCTGATCGAGTCCACTGGCCAGGTCGGTGTGATGCTGTCTGCAGTAGTTCTGAGCCTGAGTCCAGGTCACAGACATCTCattcaaatgaaacattttgttgtCTTTCATCGTTTCTGTCGAGTcaacagaaaaaatccaaaacatcTTTATCAACTAATTTGTCTCATTCCTAAAACTGTCTCATTCAGGAACATATGATATATAACATAACATATGATATAACACAGATTATGAACTAGATTATaacattattaaatattattttatcataTTACTGTCCACATATTCTCACCATCATAGCAGATGAACTGATGCATGTTAGTACATGGAACATCTACCCACTTATCTCTTGTCCTCACACAGTTCTCAGGGGTGCCATCATAATCATTTGGCTCTTCATCTTCCCAACAGCTCTTATTTTCAGTGTATTCCTCCCCCGGCAGAGACCAGTGCCACCTCCTGTTGTCTCCTCCTGGCTCGCTGTACAGTCCAATCCAGGCTTCTGTTTGATTCTGTGCAGAGTCTTGAAGTCTTCTCATGTCTGTCAGGTCAAACACTTTGGCCAGGTCTGTGTATTTCTCTCTGCAGTATGCCCGTGCTTCATCCCAGCTCATCTGTTCTTTAATAAAGTGGTACTCATGCAGGTGACATGTGATGAAGACACACTGAcctaaaacagaagaaatactGTTGAATATCTGCTGATACAAGCAGGAAACTCATGTTCCCATCAAACTGTCCAGTTTACAGGTGAATCCTTGATTTTCTCAGTAAGAGTTCATTTGTTTAATGAGTCCTGATCAAACTAAAGGATTTTAGGTGGAACAATCAGGAGCCCTGGTAAAATGATCACTCACCCATcagaagaagcagaaacagaCTCCACTGCATCGTCGCTCTGTCACATGAAAAtgacttttctttcatttggaGGAAACAATGAATCCAGCAGCTCTTCACTGTTTGATGGACACACAGCACTTTATATTAAACACAGATATCTAGTTTATCACACACTGCTGTAAGAAATATGTGATTGTTCTTAATAAATGATCATCTGTTTAAAATTGTCCATGAAGAAAGAAGCAACAGTTCAAATGTGGTCCACACAGCACCTCTGTACCCACAAACATGAAATGGGCCTGCAGGTTTGAAACTTACATCTGGTTCTTCTCTGGTGTTCATGCAGACAGCTCTGCAGTAAATAACTATCTGTACTAACACACACTCTCTTTGTACTCAGTATTTGAATATTAAGATACAGGATTTCCTCACTGACTCAAAGACACAGTGTACTTATCAGTTACATAGGGAGTCATTTACATTAAGCTATGGAAAGAAGAAACACTGGTCTGTCCAACAAGCAAAAAGAGGAAGTTTCTAATATCCAAATATGACAGCAGAGGTGCACATGGACAGGTCACCACTCTGTGACAGAAACATGAATGATTTTTGAGAATATAACATAACGCTGCCTGTACTGATGAATATCGCTGGATCGGTCTGACGCTGACATGATCTTAAAAATCTGTCAAAGACTTTTTGTGTGTAGCATTCACATGTCTTCAAGCTCAGCTTCCACCATCACTCATCACCAGGTTGTCATCCATCATTGAGTTTGTAAAGCTCACTTAATGTCTGTCAGTGCTGATTattcaaactgtgtttaaaatgtgactCATTTGTTGTCCGAAAATATCTCCTCTGGATATGCAATTgcaattgtttttaatatgtcaCCATTTTTTCACAacctgcagatgatgaaatccactttattttgttcataattaCTGATTACATCTTTACTATGTCAATAAACAATTTGAACAAGAAAGGTATCTTAGATTTAACACACATCTTAATTGAAGCAAATGCAAAATTTTGGAATGAATTTCATGTGACTGTTCATATAAAATCcaacaaagtgtgtgtgtgtgtgtgtgtgtgtatgctcaTAAAAGGTAGCACAGGAGCGTTTTAAATGCATccaatcagcttttttttttacaagaggTGTAGATCATACATTGTAATAAAagtcttctttttcatattttataaatatgaaaatcacAAGATTTTGAGTTCATGCTCATTGTGAAAGAATATAAATCTCTGTGTCACAATGAGTTCtataaaaacatgttgtttatggggaCAATATGACAAATCTTTCATGGTCCCTGTGAATGATCACTGGTAAtagaagagaaagaagagcaAGCTTGAACCGAGGCTTTGTCCATTTTCATAACAAGTGACAGCTCAGACATCTGTtaatgagagaacatgttttacaTCATAAAGACTGTGATGTGAAGCATCAGCAGTACGTTAAAGTGTTCAACAGTCCGGACCCTGAGacataataaaaacagacttgCCAAAGTGAAAGCAGAGCCCTCTGTGTGCTCTTTTAACAGCTgctagtacaaaacacagtgacaatgtGTGTATTAGATACCCTCAGTCTAAAAGCAGAAATCATAAAAAATAGAATCCACAACAATGTCATCCTAAATAAAATCATCCTGGAGGTTGTTACAgggaaatagaaaaacaaaaagctgcaaaatctttattggaaaatgtTGAATTTAGTAAAACAAAGGAGTACAGGGGTCAACAGTGAGTATTCTTTGAGTATGGATGTTGCTGTTTTGAAAAGTGTAATGAAGAATCTGCTGTCCGCTGTACGTAGAGCCCAAGCAACTGCACATGTATGACAAGAAGTCCTTTGTATCGGGGTCAGTCTGCGGTAGGATTCAGAGTGCTTTCTGAGACACCGGCTGGGGcctcccttgctagcaagtaaaatATGTTCGTCTTGTTTTTGTCGTTAACGAGAATAAGTTTCTAAACTAGCggggcttgtggaaacacagacccaacatttaTCAGGATTCAAGATTCAAGGTCTTTATTGTCAACACAACAACATACACAGTATACAGCATACCAAAATGCTGTTTCAGCTTAAGTCCCCCATTGTGCATTTataagaatataaaaaatatatctcTAAGACATATAAAACTaggaattacaaataaataataactcaCTAAATTTGGGTAAAATTAAGAGCTACAGAGGTACTATTACTAACTATATCTAtgtacaaaacacaaagacaggacagagacaTGAAGTGGATTGTGCAGTAGGTATTTAATACCAGGTTCACGTTATTGTCAGGATATTGTAGACGAGACAGGAGAAAGACAACATGTGCAAATATAGCATTATGTAGATAGTTTCGGTAACCATGTGACTGAGTGTGCAAATAAGCATATTGTTCCCAGGTCCAGTTTGTAGTGGGTTTGTGGAGGTTTTTGAGTCTTTTGGGGAGTATTGTTCTGTACAGATTTGATGCTGCAAAACCATCTGCAAAATAGAAGGAGGGAGAACAGTGCATGTGAGGGGTGGAAATTGTCCTTCACAATGCTGTTTGCACATCAGATGATGCATCTGTCGTAGAGTTGGGAGATGCTACTTCATCAGtctgagaagagaagagaagagaagagaagagaccTTTAACACACCTTTATTATATCAATACTTCAACTCACAACCATAGCTGAAAAATGAATGCcaaatcaacatatgaacaacCCTCCCCTCCCACCATCAACCCCACCCAAATacaataaacacagaaaacaaaacaaaaccagaaaacACTCCATTCGGCTCTTTTCAAAAATTCAAAACTAAATTATCATCAGTTATTTTACACAAAACTCCATCAATGCCCCAAATAGAGACAAACTCTTCAATGTTGGACACCATCTTGTAATAAACAAACTCTACTTTCAAACGTGCACCTACTAACCCTTTAAACATAAGTTCTAAATTAACAGATCCTGTTCCCTTCATTTTGTTCCTCCTTGTGAGCCATATACTCATCTTCGCCTGACCtattaaaaaattaatcaaGCAAACCTTCCTACGCTGCGCTGCAGAGTACCTCGACCCAGGATAAAGAGACCCTCCTCCAAAACACTCCCAAGGCCAGCAAGCCACTGCCGCAGCAATGAAAAAAGGCCAGCTAGCCTGGAACAGCCTAGCCACAGGTGCTGCAGTGTTTCCTCAGTCAGACAGAAAAGACAGTGGGTCCCTGTTCGTGGATCCATATGTGCCACGTGTCTGTTCGTAGCCACGGCCCCATGCACTATTCTCCACTGGAGATCCGCACTGCGTTTCTCTATGGGAGGTTTGTACAGGGACCTCCAGCTGCCCCTCGGAGATGACCCCGGAGCCAACACACCTGACCACCTCGACTCCAGAACACCAGCCAACAATCCCCTATTCAGCACCTTCACAGCAACCTCATACATAGACTTCTTCGAAATCGTTGACAGGTCACCCAGAACAGGTGTTCGAAAGGAAAGAAGAGAGCCTCCCTCCTCATCCTGCTCCCCAACAGCTGAACTTGGTTGACCACCTGCAGAGCGAGTCCCCGGTGCAGCCCTCACGAGTCCAGGAAGAACACCCATGACTTCTTCCACCAGCTTCTTCAGAAAGCGCAGAGACCTGATCCCAGTCTCCTGAGCCAACTCGGCAGCCGTTTTCCACTGCCCTGCCGTCCTCAGGCCCGCCAGACCAGCATTTACGAGGAACCTCTGCACACTAGCAGTGCTGAGCATCCTACTTGGCACCAagggattttaaaaaagaggcTCCTCACCAACATCACCGTAAAATTGAGAACAGTCTCTctgcactttaaaaacagtctTCCAAGCAGTCAAAACAGACTGGTAAAAAACAGAGGTCTGCGAAAGCTCCATGCCAGTTAAGTCTATAAGAAACAGGTGCTTGTCATATGTAAGGTCCCTTATTCTGTGAAGCAGCGTAGATGCAGTCTTGAACCAGGGTGGTTGTTGTCTTTGATAAAGATAACGCTGTGCTGTCTGAAGACGGAACGCTGTGACACGGCTTCGAAGGTCAATCAAACCCTGACCCCCCTCTGACACAGGTAGAGACAGCACAGCAGACCTGATCCAGTGAAACCTTCCCCAAAAGAAATTAACCAGt from Pelmatolapia mariae isolate MD_Pm_ZW unplaced genomic scaffold, Pm_UMD_F_2 NODE_ptg000485l+_length_16326_cov_1, whole genome shotgun sequence includes:
- the LOC134623239 gene encoding putative C-type lectin domain family 20 member A translates to MSWDEARAYCREKYTDLAKVFDLTDMRRLQDSAQNQTEAWIGLYSEPGGDNRRWHWSLPGEEYTENKSCWEDEEPNDYDGTPENCVRTRDKWVDVPCTNMHQFICYDETMKDNKMFHLNEMSVTWTQAQNYCRQHHTDLASGLDQIYSEEFKKLQKSKDPTMNLWIGLFRDSWRWSDGSNFSFRYWDMDSFNDGLNNRTCATTLLERSGRWSSAGCDQRKPFFCYDDNLILIRENKTWEEALNYCRQKHNDLVSISNPEEQRWVQERAKNASTPFMWLGLRYSCFLDLWFWVGDKLVCYERWASRGKTEDCDMSAAMTTGGQHEWVSQRKNETFNFICIKH